The Musa acuminata AAA Group cultivar baxijiao chromosome BXJ3-6, Cavendish_Baxijiao_AAA, whole genome shotgun sequence region ATCAGAGTTGCAGTTCAATCCATGATTGAGGAAGTCAAGAACGAAAAGAAGTTGAGAAGAAAAGCAGAGAGGATGAATGAAAAGCTCATAATGGAGATGGCACAGATGAAAGCTTCGCTGGCGAATGCAGGTAAAGAACTTGAAAGCGAGAGAAGAACAAGAGAAATGATTGAACAAGTCTGCAGTGAAATGCTAAGGGGAATTGGTGACAACAAAACTGAAGTAGAGGAAATGAAAAGAGAGTCTGCCAAGATACGAGAAGAGTTGCAGAAGGAGAGAGAAATGCTTCAACTTGCTGATGAATGGCGTGAGGAAAGAGTTCAGATGAAGCTCTCTGAAGCCAAACATCAATTCGAAGAGAAAAATGCAGCCGTTGACCAATTGAGATTTGAGCTTGAAGCATTTCTTGCAGCTACGGGAAGAGAGGATCTTGTGAATGCGCAACGGGATGCTGCAGATAGCTTGGACAGTGATTGCCAAAGACGAATGGTTCATCCAAGCAGAAGCAACATGGCGACTTATCCAACGATGGACAGAAGAGTTGCTGGTGAAGAAGAGGATCAAGAAGAGAGCGATGGAACAGACTCGGAAGACAGTGACCTGCATACGCTTGAGCTCAATGTGAACAACAACAATAATGGCTACAGCTGGAGATATGCTTCTGCAGCCACTGGAGATGAAAGCAAACTAGCTTCAACCAAGGAAAAGTATCAGAGGAGCCCAAAATGTGAAGTATATGGCAGTGCCATTTTTCCAGAGAGAGTCATGACAGAAGGAATTAAAGAAAGCATTGTGAGAAGCTTTCAGAATTTGAATGGTTATATGGATGAAAGAAAACCAGTTGACCCAAGTGATAGGCTGGAGCAAAATGTGGAGAAACACAAATCCGTAGAGATACTGGGCAACCAGAACATAGCTAGTTCTACAATTCTTCCACATGGTGTACCGAGCTCAACAAGACGTAAACAACGACCAAAATAAAGGTGATCAAGTCTCTGTAGGATCAAAAGTTGCTGAGATGGTCAAAGCGATCAGGAAGAACAAATCCAAGACAACTGCAGGTAGCTCCCATTCAGTAATTCTTTTGGTAACATACTCCCCTTCCATCATTTCTGCAATGTCAACGTAGCAGATAAGCTCCTGACTCTTTGTGCCTTCAAGAATGAGCTTTTAGCATCACAGACATGAGAGATCACTTCCTGACAGCCCAGTGGTGGATGTAATGATAAGGCATGCATGAACACAACCATCTTATATCGAACTATATGTTACAACTCTTACACTATGTTGATAaaatgatttgttttatgaatcTTTTCTTCTTCTGCAATGGTTGAAACTACTGGTGTGTCATACTACAAAGAACAGAGTGTCCTAGTTGACATAGCATCTTTAGATCATAGTACAAAGCATTCTCCCACCCATATACTATCTTGTATGATCTTTCCGGTGTTACAGTTGTATGAGAAAGAATGACTGATAACTTAATGTAATAGTAAAAATATGGAGCACAGATCCAAATAGCATTATTTATGCAGTTCCACACTCGAGCCAATTCTGATACCTTTGTTGGTGCTCTTACACGCTCCTCTGCAACATCTCCTGATACCGCTTGAAGGATTCCAGCTTCTGCAGCCTCATCTGCCTGTGAAATCTCCTAATGAACACGTCCGCTACGTGGTCGATCTCGTCCTCCAGACTGAACTCAGAGCCATCCTCCCTGGAGTTCCTGACGAGATCAACGACGGATCCAGTGGTGTTCACAAGCTCCTCATCATCTTCGTCCTCCACGTCGAAGAGAGAATGCCTCAGATCTGGATAGTTATCGTCGTCGTCATAGTACGAAGGTTCCGCGCTCGTTGGACTCGGCAGGGCTTCGTTCTTAGCAGCATCGTAGAGCACGATCGCCTTGTTCTGTTCCTCGGCGGAATGGGCACCTCCTTCACCTCTCTCTTGGCCCATCAGCGCATGGATCTTGTGGTTGATTGCCTTCATCAGGACCTTCTTGTTATGAAGCAGCCCCAGGACCAGGAGCCTGGTCTTCAGGGCACTGGTTTTGCTCTTCACCGCCATCGACTTGGCCTTCACCATGGCCACCACAACGGAGTATATCCGCTTCAAGGCGGAGGAAGCCCGGATCTTCATCTTTGGACGGCTGAGGACGTGTAGAACCCACGGCAGGAGATGCGAACAAAGTTGTGGACGAAGGATC contains the following coding sequences:
- the LOC103987966 gene encoding uncharacterized protein LOC103987966, whose amino-acid sequence is MPRHNSGGNKFLHGHCNIRKRVCSSPSSASFASKNHRIKRDIFVPKKGPSTTPVPCWRLRALSPHSAAGFSEASRHQKIQDVVKDTRASVSARKLGNALWELNNTASPRIPKDLQERRLMTEINTRDRTSGSSMAGRLLHRLSDSAHNPISELCNRSRTSGHRRMLPLVHHKFHCRDKIHAAVDSQSKGSLMENEACFQGRAPRSSLVGSKNCLKDLQNGLVTSKELVKILIRFGGIGKQQTSAISLATALYCELDQALVQVVQLIQAKNSDHGENSHLVRQFVEEKEAWNGKKQEGIRVAVQSMIEEVKNEKKLRRKAERMNEKLIMEMAQMKASLANAGKELESERRTREMIEQVCSEMLRGIGDNKTEVEEMKRESAKIREELQKEREMLQLADEWREERVQMKLSEAKHQFEEKNAAVDQLRFELEAFLAATGREDLVNAQRDAADSLDSDCQRRMVHPSRSNMATYPTMDRRVAGEEEDQEESDGTDSEDSDLHTLELNVNNNNNGYSWRYASAATGDESKLASTKEKYQRSPKCEVYGSAIFPERVMTEGIKESIVRSFQNLNGYMDERKPVDPSDRLEQNVEKHKSVEILGNQNIASSTILPHGVPSSTRRKQRPK
- the LOC135641766 gene encoding uncharacterized protein LOC135641766 encodes the protein MKIRASSALKRIYSVVVAMVKAKSMAVKSKTSALKTRLLVLGLLHNKKVLMKAINHKIHALMGQERGEGGAHSAEEQNKAIVLYDAAKNEALPSPTSAEPSYYDDDDNYPDLRHSLFDVEDEDDEELVNTTGSVVDLVRNSREDGSEFSLEDEIDHVADVFIRRFHRQMRLQKLESFKRYQEMLQRSV